Genomic window (Amaranthus tricolor cultivar Red isolate AtriRed21 chromosome 7, ASM2621246v1, whole genome shotgun sequence):
tatttttatatatattcggTCTAATCCGGTCTAACTTGGATTTTTCCGAGCTTAGATCGAACTGGACCGGAAACccaaaatgaagaataagtaAAACCCGAAGCCCGAACCGGATGCAACCGGTCTGATCCGGTTTAGGTCCGGTCTCAATCGATTTCGGTCCGGTCTTATTTTCCACGCCCCTACTCATCGCTGAGTAGAGATGTTCATTCAAGTCATCGGGTTGTTTTCGAGTTAATTGTTTTGGGTCGgtttgaaatgaattttgttttcataatgttttttacatatttgtaaattatttttaaaatcggATCAAATCGGGTTTGGTTATAATGTCGGATAAACTTCGAGTCATCAAATCTGCTTTAAACACCTATACCGCTGAGACATTAGAGACAAACAAGTCTACTACATTTTGCTCACATTTGGAATTGAGCGAAAATTTTAATGGAAAGAGAAAACAACTACTTATGTTTTCATATATTGTTctgaaataaaatttaagaattagtaatatattttaataattataatttttcatcaaattatataaaaaaacatatttatgtgaaatcttgatagatttgtctcaatatatttttttaaatattaattgtttagaatttttaaaaattcacaacTAAAATAATTTGACTTCTAAAGTTTGCATTGTGAtctatgcaaaaagtaaataagtCTTATTTGTAATGGCCTTTATTTAGTTCTAGTACTAGTTTAGTTTTGGGCCTATGTTCAAAGGCTACTCACTATTTATGCtttctttttagaaaatttaaaaaaaaataagattttttaatgactttattcaaaaaaacaagcttcgttcaaactttattttcaaaataagcgtctttggccccAAAGCTAGGCTTGGTACATaattgttgttactaacagcgagtataaagaaatggtcaaaaaatttagtcaatggtaaagtcgttgttactaacagcgacatatGGTCAAACCAGGTCAAacatttgttcgctgttagtaacagccaCTTTAAGGGTTAGGGTTGTGAAACGAAGTTATGTGAAatgaggaaggaggaagaagactgtTGTATTTAGGCACGTATaaggtcgctgttactaacagcgactttaaagTTTGACCAGGTTTGACCatatgtcgctgttagtaacagcgactttacccttgactaaattttttcaccatttctttatatcgctgttagtaacagtgattATATACCAAGCCTAGCTTtggggccaaaaacgcttattttgggaataaagtttgaatgaagcttgttttttgaataaagtcattaaaaagtcttttttttcaaattttcttcttttcaaGAATTTAATGCATTACTTTTAGAGTGGAGTACATTCCCCATAAGAGGCTTAGAGCATCAATAATGATGATCTAATTGTGGGTCATATGACCCAACTAgaggaaaattaatattaatggtGACCTAATATTGGTGGGTTGGAGAAAAGGTTGGCCAAATGGGTTAACAAGTGACCAGTTCATGTGAACGGTcacctctttttttttaaacaagtCGCCACGTGTTCGCTTACCGATTGACTGACGGAAACTGTCCGCCTACAGCCCTGACACGCCTGGTTCCACATGTCGTCTTGTGATTGGCTGCCAAAAAATAGTCGTTTATTGTAATCAACGGCTATTTTcgtattaaattaatttttttaaaaaaaattacatcaacggtcatatttttttgagatctataaaatgagacccatattgatatgtttttgacataattttatttttacatattttcttcttattttcctactattttttgttaaaaaataccaaaataatcatttcaaTAATCACAAAAAAACTATggattcaaataacccaaattatggaagaaatccaagtaaaaaaaaaacaagaaaaaaatcttctaACAATCAAAGTGCTCAAATTCAGTATCAAAATCCTCCATTTAATCCTCCATTTAATCCTCCATTTtctcaaaatactccaaattctTCTAACTATATTCCTCAAAATATCCCAAATTCATCTTATTATGTTTCTCAAAATATCCCAAATTCATCTTATTATGTTCCTCAACATATCCAAaattctcaaactatgtttCACCACCACCATCAATCTCACAATGTCAACTCCAATAATGATAACTATTCAACTTCGATAAGGAGTGAAAGTTTAGACGAAAATGAgatggagtatgatgatgatgattatgatgatgatggtgatgatgaaaatgaaggaAATGATCAAGATGATGAATATGGTGAAGATGGAGGAAATTCTATTCATCATGTTGATGCTAGTCTCTACACCCAACCATCATTTCAAGATCTACTTTCACAATTTGGTTCACCATCAAGCTTCACTCAATTGGTTCAACCATCTCAACAGCATCCTAATGATGAAGCCCCTATACCTTCAAAGAAAAGTTGAGATTTGATTAAAGATATTGCTCTCATATGTTTAGTCATGAACACAAGTACTGATCCAATTGTGAGCACCAACCAAAAGATAAGAGTGAGGTGGCAAAACGTTAAGCAAGCTTATGAAGCAGCGAGGATGAAATGACCCCATCTGATCCAACGAAGAACCACCGACATGCTTAAACGTTGTTGGAGTATAGTTGCTCCAATATGTTTGAAGTGGTCTGGAAGTTATGACGAGCCTCTTAGGAGGAAGAAGAGTGGCACGAGAGATGAAGATGTGCTAAAAGAAGCTCATTTAATCCATCAAAGAAAATATAGTAACTTTAACTTGATTGAGCAATGAAAAATTTTAGGAAAGTATAACAAGTGGAAGCAAGTGGTAAAAAGTAATCAAGAAAAACGATTGGATTAACAACCAACTAGTGGTGTTAGTAGTGAAAGTAGTGGGAAAAGATCAAGGACGGAAGAAGATTCTGAAACACCAACAAGTGAACCTCAAGGAGGATCATCTACTCGCCTCGAGGGTGTGGAGAAGGCTAAGGCTCGCTTAACTGGGAAAATGTTTACAGATCAATCAATTCAAGCTTTGAGTGCATTTGGAGAGAGTCTTCGacttaattcagaaataatgaaGGAGAAGACATAActtcaaaaacaaaaggaagcccgaaaataaaaacaacttcAAATGGAAGAATATTGAATGAATTGGGAGATCTATCAAACATTAAGCAAAAAGGAAACTCTTCAGCCATGGAAAGCTGATATGATGGTTCAACTTAGACAATACTTTCAGAATTACAATCGTTAGTAGATGGTTTAATGATGtaatgtcttaattattttttaattatgtattgtttttaatgatggtttaattatgtaatgttttaaaatgatgttttaattatgtaatgttttgaaaagatgttttaattatgtaaggttttcatgcattagtcttctcatttccatcaccttttggcatgcattagtcttttctttttcatcaccttttggcatgcattgGTCTTCTCATTTCCATCcccttttggcatgcattagtcatttcctttccatcaccttttggcatgcattagtcttctcatttccatcaccttttggcatgcattagtcttTTCCTTTCCATCCCCTTTTGGCATACATTAGTCTTCtcatttccatcaccttttggcatgcataatattatatttatatatatatatatatatatatatatatatatatatatatatatatatatatatatatatatatatatatatatatatatatatatatatatatatatatatatatatatatatatatatatatatatatatatatatatatatatatatatatatatatatatatatatatatatatatatatatatatatgcacatcaATATTCAATTGGATGTATAACTTCAAAATGAGTTTTTATAAGTTCAATTTTGCCTCATCCActtcaagttcttcatcttctgacAAAGAGAATGAACTAATTGATAATATGGTTTATTATGCCTTTCAATACGCTATTCCTCCTATTGTTTCAACACTACAACCAAGGGTGAGAACCAAAAAAATGTCGAATTCAAAGAGACCATTATAAAGGTCATTTCCAACTATTTAATGACTATTTTGCTGAATATCCTACATATTCTTCTCGATTGTTTCTTCGTAGGTTTAGGATGAGGAAACATGTATTTTTATGGATAATGGAAGCTGTTTCCAACAACGATCCATGGTTCACTACCAACATTGATGCAACCGGTAAAAAAGGTCTAAGTGCTTTACAAAAGTGTACTGCAGCTCTTCGTATGCTAGCATACGAGGTGGTTGCTGATCAAGTTGATGAGTACCTCCGAATTAGCGAAAGCACAACACGAAAAGCACTCACTCATTTCACAAAGGGAATAATTAGCCAATTTGGGCAGCATTGTTTGAGAAAACCAACACCACAAGATTTGACGAGATTATTGGCCTTTAGTGAAGAACGAGGATTGCCTGTCATGATTGGTAGTGTTGATTGCATGCATTGTGAGTGGAAGAATTACCCAACAGCATGGAAAGGGCAATATTAAGGTCGAGTTAGTATTACAACATTAATTCTTGAAGCTATCGCTGATCATGACTTATGGATATGGCGTGCCTTTTTTGGGATGCCAGGTTCATATAATGATCTCAACTTGCTATATCCATCACCtcttttagttgatttgtttgaagaaaGGGCACCACCTGTCAACTTCACGGTGAATGGAAATCAATAAGGCATGGCTTACTATCTCACTTATGGCATTTATCCTAAATGGGCTACTTTTATTCAGTCTATTACTGAACCTCAAACACCAAAAGCAAGGTTATTTGCCTAACATCAAGAAGTAGCAAGAAAGGATGTGGAGCGAGCATTTGGGGTGTTGCAAGCTCGATTTGCAATAATTAGAAAGCTCTCACTTGCTTGGGATGAAGAACGACTCTCTGATATAATTACTTCAtgtataattatgcataatatgaTAGTGGAAGATGAAAGAGATACATATACACACTATGCTGATGGAAGATAGTTCATGGGAGATCGCCTAAAAGGTCAATCGGAAGGTACAAGTGGATTAAATAATGAGTTTGAGTATTACACAGATAGAATTGTTGATATCAACCGATACTTGGTAAATAAGGATGATGTTGAAGATCGACAAACATATTTATCCTTAAAAGATGACTTGGTTGAAAAAATCTGGCAAAAGTTTGGAGGGAACC
Coding sequences:
- the LOC130818498 gene encoding uncharacterized protein LOC130818498: MEAVSNNDPWFTTNIDATGKKGLSALQKCTAALRMLAYEVVADQVDEYLRISESTTRKALTHFTKGIISQFGQHCLRKPTPQDLTRLLAFSEERGLPVMIGSVDCMHCSYNDLNLLYPSPLLVDLFEERAPPVNFTVNGNQ